Genomic segment of Cytobacillus suaedae:
AGCTAGACATAGCCTCCAGTCTATATGGAAGGTTGGAATTGCGGGTACGCCCCAAAAAGAACTGGTTATGGAATATATGGTAGAACGTTTTAATAATGGAACCGATGAAAAAAATTACACTTTAATTCGTAATGACATCCTTCAAAACATGAGAAATTTATATGACCATTTTCATGATGAGGCTATCAAACAAACGGCTTTAGATTTGATTGATACGGTAGATGACAAAAAGTACAAAAAAAAGTATATGGATATATGGAGGTAGTTGAGGTTAGCTGAAGATATGATATACCTCTTAGAGTTTGATAAGTTGTTATAATATAGAACAGTAATTTTAGAAAGTATAGTCTATAAATGTTTCTACTTGGTAGTATAATCGAAGTAGAGAGAATGAAGTTAAAACCCAACGACTATAAGCCTAATACCTCGATTAAAGAAAGAGGATTAGGCTTGTTCACTTTTAAAAATCTAATAATGGTAATTTGTTTGTTCTTATCGTATCTCATTTCCATTCTAGCAACTGTCTTTTTTAAGTTCTTAAATATCTTACGTCTCCATATTTTAATTACATACAGATGGTCTATTGATGCTTTTGTTTGGCTAATTTCAATTTATCATCCGATTGGGGTGGCTTTTCCATCCACTCATTTTTAATAAGTATATTTGCTCCGTCCTCTGAGAACTGCCCTGCATCTTTTATGAATTTAGCATAGAGTGCGGCTATATCCCTTCTTGCTGAAAACCCTAAAGCGATTCCATAATTCCCTATTGATGATGTTGCAATTCCAGTAATTAAAGCCATCATCAACTTTTCAGAAAAGGTATTGACTGTTGAATTTAAAACACCATTGTCCCATGTCAAAGGATGTGGAACAAATCCTTCCGTTAATTTATCTTCGATTAGTGCCATTATTGAATTAGAGAGTTCAATTCCCCTTAAAAAGTAATTTATTACTTCTTTACTTTGTGATACTTGACTAAAGCCAATAAGAATGGCTTTTCCTAAAGCGTTATGTTGATAGTTTACACAAAGATGTGTAATTTCTAATCCAGTTAATGCTCTCCTATCTCCAAACCAACCAGTCAAGAACCCTTTCTTAACATATTCTACTTTGTCAGGCTTGGTCATATAAGGAATGCGAATATAAACTCCTTTTTGTTGTAGCGTTTGAATAACATCCACTTGTAGTTTTGTCGTATCATTTAAACATTGAACAAAAAAATCGGTTATGTCGCTTCTAGCACTTGTAGAAACTGCTTGTCCATAAGCCGAAATCCCAAATATACTCATATCTTTGAGGTAAACAAGTGCTAACGTATCAGCAAAAAGTTTAGGTGAATCCAAGTTAACATCTTTATCTATTGAAAACGCATCTGGAATAGGGATATTCTCATAATTAAAAATCATTGATAGTTGTTCTTTATGTTTTCGAGCTATTTTGATTGCTTGTTCAATTTTTGGCTTTACATCTGTGTCTATACAATGTTGTAGAAAATGTGACATTAAACAGTCGTTTATGGAATCATTCATATATGTAGTCCAAAGGTTGGTAATTTCAGAAGCTGTTAAGCGTATGTTATTGATGTTTACCATTTTAGTAACTCCTTTCTTTCAAGTTATTTTATCCAGAAAGAAAAATTATAATGAAAACAGAGGGACGGATCTCATGTTTCTTTCGTTTCGCTAAACGAGCAAACATAAGGTCCGTCCCTGTGTTTCAAAAGAGTAGAAAATTTTAATGAATTTCGTGTACTCCTTTGATTATTTAACAATATTGTAGAAAAGTCTTTTGAAGGTAGAGCTATCTTTATAAAACCATCTATGGTAAATGCGTGATAAGTAATATGTTGACCACATTGTTATAAAGCTCCAATACCATTTCCAATTGTTATACTTAATTAAATTTGTGTATTTTACAGCAAATATCTCAAATAATGTAATTATTGATGTATGGAAAAAGTAATAAATTAGTTTTGCAACGTTATTTCTCTTTTCTGGATAATATAAATTGAATAATGAGCATAACGCAGGATAAACAAAGTATTCAAATGTAAAGCTAGATTTGATTGCTTTTTTAAAGAATAGACGATTAGGATAAGAAATTAGATCTTTTTCAACTACAAGTAAACCGAAGAGCCATGTAATGACTTGTTTAAACAAAAAAGATGTATGTGCTTCCCGTATTCTGTTTTTAGGAACATATTTAAATAATAAGAGCGAGGTAATTATCCACGCTGATAATTCAATTG
This window contains:
- a CDS encoding DUF3231 family protein gives rise to the protein MVNINNIRLTASEITNLWTTYMNDSINDCLMSHFLQHCIDTDVKPKIEQAIKIARKHKEQLSMIFNYENIPIPDAFSIDKDVNLDSPKLFADTLALVYLKDMSIFGISAYGQAVSTSARSDITDFFVQCLNDTTKLQVDVIQTLQQKGVYIRIPYMTKPDKVEYVKKGFLTGWFGDRRALTGLEITHLCVNYQHNALGKAILIGFSQVSQSKEVINYFLRGIELSNSIMALIEDKLTEGFVPHPLTWDNGVLNSTVNTFSEKLMMALITGIATSSIGNYGIALGFSARRDIAALYAKFIKDAGQFSEDGANILIKNEWMEKPPQSDDKLKLAKQKHQ